Proteins found in one Lysinibacillus fusiformis genomic segment:
- a CDS encoding ABC transporter permease, whose product MNTFLALSRKEMNQMTKEYKVVWLPIVYILLGLTQPIMMYFLPAILQSMGGVEGIIIDPTMAKPGGEEVLASTLNSQFDQLGIIILAIATMGIIQGEKANGMMAFILTRPVSISSYLNSKLLTHYVLAVLCITLGYAISFGYTTYLFTSVPITRALIALAFYCIWLLFVITFVAMISTFFNSSPFIALISIGVLFICRFCAGLHPFLDVMNPASNSLYATTILMTGDVETWYGFNIVVTLLLVLFMMAIMHHFIAKKKF is encoded by the coding sequence GTGAATACGTTTCTAGCATTAAGTAGAAAAGAAATGAATCAAATGACAAAGGAATATAAAGTCGTTTGGCTACCAATTGTCTATATCCTCCTAGGCTTAACTCAGCCGATCATGATGTATTTTTTACCTGCCATTTTACAATCTATGGGTGGTGTTGAAGGGATTATAATTGATCCTACAATGGCAAAGCCAGGGGGAGAAGAAGTGCTTGCCTCAACCCTTAATTCGCAATTTGATCAATTAGGTATAATCATCCTTGCCATTGCAACGATGGGGATTATTCAAGGAGAAAAGGCCAATGGGATGATGGCATTTATTCTAACAAGGCCAGTATCTATCTCATCCTACTTAAATAGTAAACTCCTTACTCATTATGTTTTAGCTGTACTATGTATTACACTTGGCTATGCAATATCCTTTGGCTATACAACTTATTTATTTACCTCTGTACCGATCACTCGTGCATTGATCGCTTTAGCATTTTATTGTATTTGGCTATTGTTTGTCATTACATTTGTTGCCATGATCAGTACCTTTTTTAATAGTTCACCATTTATTGCTTTAATCAGTATTGGTGTCTTATTTATTTGTCGTTTTTGTGCTGGCTTACATCCATTCTTAGATGTAATGAATCCTGCTAGTAATAGTTTGTATGCTACCACGATATTAATGACAGGTGACGTAGAAACATGGTATGGCTTTAATATTGTTGTCACACTGTTACTTGTACTATTCATGATGGCTATCATGCATCATTTTATTGCCAAAAAGAAATTTTAA
- a CDS encoding ABC transporter ATP-binding protein produces the protein MRLEINNITKKFKQKAAVSGFSMVIDSNECVGLIGPNGAGKSTLIQIIADILYADEGDIVLDGQKISKMKNHIGYLPQYPNFFSWMTASETLSFMGTLSGISKNQLQKDIPILLEKVGLGKEADAHVGTFSGGMKQRLGIAQALLHKPAFIIMDEPVSALDPIGRREVLNLLKAIKKETTILLSTHILGDAEEVCERFVVIKNGYKIEDATKLELLNRYQDPAIFLMIQKKDVKWLTAIEQLPYVKKIESCGDGFKVYVNQLEADAHRLLQYGLNSNVVFTKFDLGIQESLEEIFLELVV, from the coding sequence ATGCGCTTAGAAATTAACAATATTACGAAAAAATTTAAACAGAAAGCGGCCGTGAGCGGTTTTTCAATGGTTATAGATTCGAATGAATGTGTAGGGCTTATTGGACCAAACGGGGCAGGGAAATCCACATTAATTCAGATCATTGCTGACATTCTTTATGCAGATGAAGGGGACATTGTACTTGATGGACAAAAAATTTCAAAGATGAAAAATCATATTGGATATTTACCACAGTATCCTAATTTCTTCTCGTGGATGACAGCATCTGAAACCTTATCCTTTATGGGGACACTTTCTGGTATTTCAAAAAATCAATTACAAAAAGACATTCCAATTCTTTTAGAAAAGGTTGGCTTAGGGAAAGAAGCAGATGCTCATGTTGGAACATTCTCAGGGGGTATGAAGCAGCGTCTTGGCATCGCACAAGCTTTATTACACAAGCCAGCTTTCATCATTATGGATGAACCAGTATCAGCACTAGATCCAATTGGTAGACGTGAAGTGCTGAATCTATTAAAAGCCATAAAAAAAGAAACGACCATTTTACTTTCTACGCATATATTAGGCGATGCAGAGGAAGTTTGTGAGCGCTTTGTGGTCATTAAAAATGGTTATAAAATAGAAGATGCAACAAAATTAGAGTTACTTAATCGCTATCAAGATCCAGCTATCTTTTTAATGATTCAGAAGAAAGATGTTAAGTGGCTCACAGCGATTGAACAGTTACCATATGTAAAGAAAATCGAAAGTTGCGGTGATGGTTTTAAAGTATATGTCAATCAATTGGAAGCAGATGCCCATCGATTGCTACAGTACGGATTGAATTCAAACGTGGTATTTACAAAGTTTGATCTTGGCATTCAAGAAAGCTTAGAAGAAATATTTTTAGAATTGGTGGTGTAA
- the yiaA gene encoding inner membrane protein YiaA has protein sequence MSDQNENSLDKGKQPDPKIKVERKEGEPTAAFKGASWAALLVGVTAYFIGLFNATMQLNEKGYYLAVLVFGLYSAISLQKAVRDKEEGIPVTNIYYGISWVALIVSISLMGIGLYNAGSIVLSEKGFYGMSFVLSLFASITVQKNIRDTQRARERE, from the coding sequence TTGTCTGATCAAAATGAGAACTCATTAGATAAGGGAAAACAGCCTGATCCGAAAATCAAAGTAGAAAGAAAAGAGGGAGAACCTACTGCTGCTTTCAAAGGGGCTTCCTGGGCTGCATTGTTAGTAGGTGTTACTGCTTATTTTATAGGCTTGTTTAATGCAACGATGCAACTAAACGAGAAAGGATATTACTTAGCTGTTTTAGTATTTGGACTCTATTCAGCAATATCTTTACAAAAAGCAGTAAGAGATAAAGAAGAGGGAATACCTGTCACTAATATTTACTATGGTATTAGTTGGGTTGCACTTATTGTATCTATTTCATTAATGGGCATTGGGTTATATAATGCTGGCAGTATTGTTTTAAGCGAAAAAGGGTTTTATGGTATGTCATTTGTTCTTAGTTTATTTGCATCCATCACGGTTCAAAAGAATATTAGAGACACACAGAGAGCAAGAGAAAGAGAGTAG
- a CDS encoding EamA family transporter, with product MYLYPLLVVIAASSFGIVSTIIKLAMRSGFSVSEAVTSQFFIGFCIAVCIFLLTNRSKFSFKGVKILVFAGVLTGLTNILYGHSLNFLPASLAVVLLFQFTWIGMLISCITKRQFPSKIEFISLIILVAGTIPAAGIIDVDLSQIPFQGWLWGLAAALCYSLFLYVNGKATASMTTSNRLVLVSFFAFTITAVFQSPEIIWNGTLFNEGLWIYGLALGLFGMIIPVFLFTIAVPKVGLGMSSILSAVELPIAVMVSVILLSETVTTLQIAGIVTIVIGISLPTLLEKDGLLRNVKTKYKKSSKEVAKGSSI from the coding sequence ATGTATCTTTATCCCCTATTAGTAGTGATTGCAGCTAGTAGTTTTGGTATCGTTTCAACTATTATAAAACTGGCAATGCGTAGTGGTTTTTCTGTCTCCGAGGCCGTTACAAGTCAGTTTTTTATCGGCTTTTGTATAGCAGTATGTATCTTCTTACTTACAAATAGATCGAAATTTAGCTTTAAAGGCGTTAAAATCCTTGTATTTGCAGGCGTTTTAACAGGGTTAACAAATATTTTATATGGTCATTCTTTGAACTTTTTGCCTGCTTCCTTGGCGGTTGTACTACTGTTTCAATTTACATGGATTGGCATGTTGATATCTTGTATCACAAAACGACAATTCCCAAGCAAAATTGAATTCATCTCTTTAATTATATTGGTAGCTGGAACCATACCAGCTGCTGGCATAATTGACGTAGATTTATCTCAAATACCTTTTCAAGGGTGGTTATGGGGGTTAGCGGCTGCTCTTTGTTATTCCTTATTTTTATATGTGAACGGAAAGGCAACTGCAAGTATGACAACTTCTAACCGTTTAGTATTGGTTTCTTTCTTTGCTTTCACGATTACGGCGGTTTTTCAGTCTCCAGAAATTATTTGGAATGGTACTTTGTTTAACGAAGGACTTTGGATTTACGGATTGGCATTAGGGTTATTCGGCATGATTATACCAGTTTTCTTATTCACGATTGCAGTTCCTAAAGTTGGATTAGGTATGTCATCCATATTGAGTGCTGTTGAATTGCCAATAGCGGTGATGGTATCAGTTATCCTACTAAGCGAAACGGTTACAACTTTGCAAATAGCAGGTATCGTAACGATCGTTATCGGTATAAGTTTACCAACATTACTAGAAAAAGATGGATTGTTAAGAAACGTCAAAACTAAATACAAAAAATCCAGTAAAGAAGTAGCAAAAGGATCTTCGATTTGA
- a CDS encoding DMT family transporter yields MVMINYFFMCLIFGTTFLAIKIGVDAGVPPFLSAGLRFFIAGLLLFSFMVWREKTTIRLLFRKEMLFTGVGLTFGTFATLYWAEQYVTSGIAAVLSATGPMMIIVIQTFLLKQKGNRKSFIGCVVGVIGVTFLLLPSFSIEISPLWMVGCFAILLGEVFYASGTIYTKHVIRKFETTSPIALNAAQMMHGGILLIILSLFTENIQLHYLLSPTSIGSLFYLIIFGSMIGHSIYYWLVSRTNPVFPSTWLYISPVIAVILGVTFYHEYISWLTGIGTLIIIVGTILVNFETLREFLWRKRTILRDVKN; encoded by the coding sequence ATGGTAATGATTAATTATTTCTTTATGTGTTTGATTTTTGGGACAACATTTTTAGCAATTAAAATTGGTGTAGATGCAGGAGTGCCTCCGTTTTTATCAGCTGGCCTTCGTTTTTTCATTGCTGGTTTGCTACTATTTAGTTTTATGGTTTGGAGAGAAAAAACGACAATCCGGTTATTATTTCGGAAAGAGATGCTTTTTACAGGAGTGGGTTTAACCTTTGGGACGTTTGCCACGTTATACTGGGCAGAACAGTATGTGACATCTGGAATCGCAGCTGTTTTATCTGCTACAGGTCCGATGATGATCATCGTTATTCAGACATTCCTTTTGAAGCAAAAAGGAAATCGGAAATCATTCATTGGTTGTGTCGTCGGAGTTATTGGTGTCACGTTCTTGCTCTTACCTAGTTTTTCAATTGAGATTAGTCCCCTCTGGATGGTTGGATGTTTCGCCATTCTATTAGGTGAAGTTTTTTACGCATCTGGAACGATTTATACGAAGCATGTCATCCGAAAATTTGAAACGACATCCCCGATTGCTTTAAATGCAGCACAAATGATGCATGGAGGGATTTTATTAATCATTTTGTCACTTTTTACTGAGAACATTCAGCTTCATTATCTTTTAAGCCCAACTTCAATTGGCTCTCTTTTTTATTTAATTATTTTTGGTTCAATGATTGGTCATAGTATTTATTATTGGCTTGTTTCACGGACAAATCCTGTTTTTCCTTCTACATGGCTATATATATCACCAGTCATTGCCGTTATATTAGGCGTTACCTTCTATCATGAATATATTTCGTGGCTAACAGGCATAGGTACTCTGATAATTATTGTGGGAACGATTCTAGTCAATTTCGAAACATTGAGAGAGTTCCTTTGGCGCAAGAGGACTATTCTTCGTGATGTAAAAAATTAA
- a CDS encoding transcriptional regulator, with protein MRNKAEVLMHPVRMKILQALMHNKEEGLSTLEMISVIKDVPQATLYRHIQILVDENIIKIVKERKVRSVTEKFYALNEGAAKLSKEDWTQLTTKQKLNYISYYQLALLSQYQNYLHSLDEKESTTDLATFSLIDLTLTNDQFKNFENELNDLLTKYYNMTDSNKGSETKTIALNIIPKP; from the coding sequence ATGCGCAATAAAGCAGAGGTATTAATGCACCCTGTGAGAATGAAAATTTTACAAGCTCTGATGCACAATAAAGAAGAGGGTTTAAGCACATTGGAGATGATTTCTGTCATTAAGGATGTACCACAAGCTACTCTATATCGTCATATCCAAATTTTAGTCGATGAAAACATCATAAAAATTGTGAAAGAGCGAAAAGTTCGTTCTGTTACAGAGAAGTTTTATGCATTAAATGAAGGAGCAGCAAAACTTAGCAAGGAGGATTGGACCCAACTCACAACCAAGCAAAAATTAAATTATATTTCCTACTATCAACTGGCTTTACTATCTCAATATCAAAATTATTTGCATTCCCTTGATGAAAAAGAAAGCACGACAGATTTAGCAACATTTTCTTTAATCGACCTAACGTTAACGAACGATCAATTCAAAAACTTTGAAAATGAATTAAACGATTTATTAACTAAATACTATAATATGACCGACTCAAATAAAGGTTCTGAGACTAAAACAATTGCTCTAAATATTATTCCAAAACCTTAG
- a CDS encoding PLD nuclease N-terminal domain-containing protein has translation MKLHYGFEDLNQIDWASILPILLPFVLVGFLLITVALIDLYNHRDTRENILMWAMIILFFNTIGSVLYFVIGRKDVNKHALRN, from the coding sequence ATGAAATTACACTATGGTTTTGAAGACTTAAATCAAATTGATTGGGCAAGCATACTACCAATCCTTTTACCATTTGTACTCGTAGGTTTTTTACTTATCACTGTTGCACTAATTGATTTATATAATCACCGAGATACAAGAGAAAACATACTGATGTGGGCAATGATTATTTTGTTCTTTAATACAATTGGTTCTGTTCTATATTTCGTGATTGGTAGAAAGGATGTCAATAAACATGCGCTTAGAAATTAA
- a CDS encoding GntR family transcriptional regulator codes for MGFDENSISKKTISEQIAERLLFRIFSGYYEQGQRLIEAEIAKELQVSHAPVREALYLLQKDGVVEKVQHKGVRVKIITDQELKDYLEALYHLLDIALTECESKWTADLQNELLLRFEAMKQRKSAENIYEYVVSFAHLLQLFFDVTGNIAMLRFFKETIFVTNVAAQTKWKMNLVESYHMSINTFIKCIEVSDFENARMAIKDVILWYQFK; via the coding sequence ATGGGGTTTGATGAAAATTCAATTTCAAAAAAAACAATTTCTGAGCAGATAGCGGAACGATTATTATTTCGCATATTTTCTGGTTATTATGAACAAGGTCAGCGCTTAATCGAAGCGGAAATTGCAAAGGAGTTACAAGTAAGTCATGCACCTGTCCGTGAAGCCCTTTATCTTTTACAAAAAGATGGTGTAGTTGAAAAAGTACAACATAAAGGTGTAAGAGTAAAGATTATAACGGATCAGGAATTAAAGGATTATTTGGAAGCGCTTTATCATCTATTGGATATTGCACTTACCGAGTGTGAATCTAAATGGACTGCCGATTTGCAAAATGAACTATTACTTCGTTTTGAAGCGATGAAACAAAGAAAGTCTGCTGAAAATATTTATGAATATGTTGTTTCGTTTGCTCACTTGCTACAATTGTTTTTTGATGTTACAGGAAATATTGCCATGCTACGATTCTTTAAAGAAACAATATTTGTTACAAATGTAGCTGCACAAACAAAATGGAAAATGAATCTAGTTGAATCCTACCATATGTCCATCAATACATTTATCAAGTGTATAGAAGTGTCGGATTTTGAAAATGCACGAATGGCTATTAAGGATGTTATTTTATGGTACCAATTTAAATAA
- a CDS encoding MBL fold metallo-hydrolase, producing MKVSKGVEILELDFNGAIIHPTLIWDQEMAVLIDTGCSGQMEDFCIAMEKVGVSFDQLKVVILTHQDIDHIGSLPEILQNCGSNIKVYAHELDKPYIQGELPLLKDGHIANPPMGKVDETLKDGQELPYCGGIRVIHTPGHRPGHISLYLKQSKTLVAGDSMYSVNGTLGGIHAPTTLDIEVAQQSLKKYVDLDIESVICYHGGLCKVDIKEQIQKL from the coding sequence ATGAAAGTTTCTAAGGGAGTAGAGATTCTGGAGCTTGATTTTAATGGAGCCATTATTCATCCAACTCTTATATGGGATCAGGAGATGGCTGTTTTAATTGACACTGGATGCTCAGGTCAAATGGAAGATTTTTGCATAGCAATGGAGAAGGTAGGCGTGTCGTTCGATCAACTAAAAGTTGTGATTTTGACACATCAGGATATAGATCATATAGGCAGTCTCCCTGAGATATTGCAAAATTGCGGAAGTAATATAAAAGTTTATGCGCACGAATTAGATAAGCCCTATATTCAGGGGGAATTACCACTTTTGAAAGATGGGCACATAGCGAACCCACCTATGGGGAAAGTGGATGAGACCTTGAAAGACGGTCAAGAATTACCATATTGTGGGGGGATACGAGTTATCCATACGCCAGGACATAGGCCTGGCCATATTAGTTTATATTTGAAGCAAAGTAAAACGCTTGTTGCTGGCGATTCAATGTATAGCGTAAACGGAACACTGGGGGGAATTCATGCTCCAACCACTTTGGATATAGAGGTTGCTCAACAATCTTTAAAGAAATATGTAGACCTAGACATTGAATCCGTGATTTGTTACCACGGAGGATTATGTAAGGTAGATATAAAAGAGCAGATTCAAAAGCTTTGA
- a CDS encoding 2,3-butanediol dehydrogenase has protein sequence MKAAVWHGVKDIRVEEVELRALREEEVKVKVAWAGICGSDLHEYEEGPVFVPVDVKAELTGEVAPLTMGHEFAGIIEEVGSKVTDFKAGDRVVINPTLTYRNKHEDVDRYDGFNFIGLHGNGGFADYVNVPVTNVHRLADNLTLQDGALVEPMAVAVQAVKDAGVTLGDSVAVFGAGPIGLLTVIAAKASGASKVIVLDLSDERLEKAKELGATHAINSGKENPVQAVRAIVADGVDVSFEVAGVAPTFKQAIDVTKPRGNMMIVSIFARPIEWNPMQLTNTGVNVLSSIVYTPSIFQRTIDAMSAGQLNPQGIITSQIELDEIVEKGFKTLTNDKTQSKILVEISGEN, from the coding sequence ATGAAAGCTGCAGTTTGGCATGGTGTGAAAGATATTAGAGTCGAAGAGGTTGAATTACGAGCTTTAAGAGAAGAAGAAGTGAAAGTAAAAGTAGCATGGGCTGGTATTTGTGGAAGTGACTTACATGAATACGAAGAGGGTCCGGTTTTCGTACCAGTTGATGTAAAAGCTGAATTAACAGGTGAAGTTGCCCCACTTACAATGGGACATGAATTTGCTGGTATCATCGAAGAAGTTGGCTCTAAGGTTACTGACTTTAAGGCAGGGGACCGAGTTGTCATCAATCCTACACTAACGTATAGAAATAAACATGAAGATGTCGATCGTTATGATGGATTTAACTTCATTGGCTTACATGGAAACGGTGGATTTGCGGATTATGTTAATGTCCCTGTAACAAATGTACACCGTTTAGCAGATAACTTAACATTACAAGATGGTGCACTGGTAGAACCAATGGCTGTTGCTGTACAAGCTGTCAAAGATGCTGGGGTTACATTAGGGGATTCTGTTGCTGTATTTGGGGCTGGACCAATTGGATTATTAACAGTAATCGCTGCAAAAGCATCTGGTGCTAGTAAAGTTATCGTATTAGATTTATCGGATGAACGATTAGAAAAGGCAAAAGAATTAGGTGCAACCCATGCTATTAACTCAGGTAAAGAAAATCCTGTACAAGCTGTTCGCGCGATTGTTGCAGATGGGGTTGATGTATCCTTTGAAGTGGCGGGAGTTGCTCCTACATTTAAACAAGCAATTGATGTAACAAAACCTCGTGGAAACATGATGATTGTTTCGATTTTTGCAAGACCAATCGAATGGAATCCAATGCAACTTACAAACACGGGTGTTAATGTATTATCTTCCATTGTTTATACACCGTCCATTTTCCAAAGAACAATTGATGCAATGAGCGCTGGTCAACTAAATCCACAAGGGATCATCACAAGCCAAATTGAACTAGATGAGATTGTTGAAAAAGGATTCAAAACGTTAACAAATGACAAAACACAATCTAAAATTTTAGTCGAGATAAGTGGAGAAAATTAA
- a CDS encoding PLP-dependent aminotransferase family protein, with product MGKAIQNEDYLFKKVYDDVLHRIERKEWKEHEKLPSVRQLASEMNVHRLTVLKAYQLLKQHDKVYVKDKAGYFVQSNVTKNLEYLDQDNPIVSAYVKKNHLSEIHQPAVSYHFSQALIDPNLLPNHYFSDYVKEVFDLHPKVLATYSTVQGDLELRETLSQYFINQYKTHLSADDLLITSGSQQAIHLIAQAFIKPRDVVLFERPSYSAAIDIFRAQGAQIVTFDIHPEGYDLEQVEYYIKQYKPRLFYLNPTFHNPTGYTVPVEQRKRLVELAEHYRFLLIEDDAYHDIYFDEAPPPPIYTYDSAGTVIYIRSFCKYISPGLRIATVICPSSLMNSLLTEKSLADNGSPLLNQKIFLHYFSSLRLQQHLEKIRIALQIRKEIMEEELAVTGWRWISPKGGLNLWVQLPDKLPTELLLSKSIEQSISFVPGQICDPLKQLSSWIRLSYSYANEKQLREGVKRLVAVAQSVSK from the coding sequence GTGGGTAAAGCAATTCAAAATGAAGATTATCTTTTTAAGAAAGTCTATGATGATGTACTGCACCGAATAGAACGTAAAGAATGGAAAGAACATGAAAAGCTTCCCTCCGTTCGGCAATTAGCATCTGAAATGAATGTTCATCGACTAACGGTATTAAAGGCTTATCAATTACTGAAACAGCATGACAAAGTTTATGTAAAAGATAAAGCAGGCTATTTTGTCCAATCAAATGTAACGAAAAACCTTGAATATCTAGATCAGGACAACCCCATTGTTTCAGCATACGTAAAAAAAAATCATTTATCCGAAATCCATCAACCAGCTGTTTCCTATCATTTTTCTCAGGCATTGATTGATCCCAATCTTTTGCCTAATCATTATTTTTCAGATTACGTGAAGGAAGTGTTTGACCTTCATCCCAAAGTACTGGCAACCTACTCAACTGTACAAGGTGATTTAGAGCTGCGTGAAACACTCTCTCAGTATTTTATCAACCAGTATAAAACTCATCTCAGTGCAGATGATCTGTTAATTACTTCTGGCTCACAGCAAGCCATTCACTTAATCGCTCAAGCTTTTATTAAGCCAAGAGACGTTGTTTTATTTGAACGTCCAAGCTATAGTGCAGCGATTGATATTTTTAGAGCACAGGGGGCACAGATTGTAACGTTTGATATCCATCCTGAGGGCTACGATTTAGAACAGGTTGAATACTATATTAAACAATACAAGCCACGCCTATTTTATCTCAACCCCACATTCCATAACCCAACAGGTTATACTGTTCCTGTTGAGCAGCGTAAAAGATTAGTAGAATTAGCTGAACACTATCGATTTTTATTAATAGAAGACGATGCCTATCACGACATCTATTTTGATGAAGCCCCGCCACCACCAATTTACACATATGATAGTGCTGGGACAGTCATTTATATCCGAAGTTTTTGCAAATATATCTCTCCTGGTTTGAGAATAGCGACTGTTATTTGTCCATCATCATTAATGAACTCACTACTAACAGAAAAATCGTTAGCTGATAATGGCTCACCACTTCTCAATCAAAAAATTTTTCTCCATTACTTTTCCTCACTAAGGTTGCAGCAGCACTTGGAGAAAATTCGGATTGCCCTACAGATCCGAAAAGAAATCATGGAGGAAGAGCTAGCAGTAACAGGTTGGCGATGGATCAGCCCAAAAGGCGGTTTGAATTTATGGGTGCAGCTCCCCGATAAACTTCCAACTGAATTATTATTATCCAAAAGCATCGAACAATCGATATCCTTTGTGCCAGGTCAAATTTGTGATCCATTAAAACAACTATCTTCCTGGATACGTTTGAGCTATTCTTATGCAAATGAAAAACAGCTAAGAGAAGGGGTAAAAAGGTTGGTTGCAGTGGCGCAATCGGTTTCTAAGTGA
- a CDS encoding EamA family transporter, whose protein sequence is MNKLKFSLVVLLGACSYGVLSSILKIGFLDGFSFPELLGGQYIFGWFGLLLLVVTFSRHKVSLKNILSLLAVGITMSLTSIFYGLSVKELPASIAIVLLFQFTWMGVLMEAIANKTLPSRDKVLSITILFVGTVFAGGVFDGTGQELSTKGIIFGLLAAITFSMYIFASGRVSTDVPIYSKSFLMTTSATLFVCLTFPPTYLIDGTLQAGLWKYALILGFFGVVIPVICFSIGVPKVGTGLGTILGAVELPTAVIASITLVHEVVSPLQWIGILCILFGVFFPQIFIIQKEKKQIRFHEKTTHF, encoded by the coding sequence TTGAATAAATTAAAGTTTTCTTTAGTGGTTTTATTGGGTGCCTGTAGCTATGGGGTCCTATCATCCATACTTAAAATTGGATTTTTAGATGGATTTTCTTTTCCTGAACTTTTAGGTGGACAATATATATTTGGCTGGTTTGGACTATTATTACTCGTTGTTACCTTTTCTCGTCATAAAGTATCCTTAAAAAATATATTATCATTGTTAGCAGTTGGGATAACAATGAGTTTAACTAGTATTTTTTATGGGCTTTCTGTAAAAGAACTACCTGCATCAATTGCAATTGTATTGTTATTTCAATTCACTTGGATGGGTGTCCTAATGGAAGCAATTGCCAATAAAACCTTGCCAAGCCGCGACAAAGTATTGTCCATTACCATCTTATTTGTAGGAACGGTATTTGCTGGGGGTGTATTTGATGGAACAGGACAAGAATTATCAACAAAAGGAATCATCTTTGGGTTACTAGCAGCTATAACTTTTTCCATGTATATATTTGCAAGTGGACGTGTATCTACTGATGTTCCAATTTACTCAAAAAGCTTTCTGATGACAACAAGTGCAACCCTTTTTGTTTGCTTAACTTTTCCCCCAACATACTTGATTGATGGTACACTGCAGGCTGGATTATGGAAATATGCTTTAATTTTAGGTTTCTTTGGTGTTGTTATACCAGTCATTTGTTTTTCAATTGGTGTACCAAAGGTTGGGACGGGTTTAGGTACAATTTTAGGAGCTGTCGAACTCCCTACAGCAGTTATTGCTTCAATTACACTTGTCCATGAAGTCGTATCGCCTTTACAATGGATTGGGATTCTTTGTATTTTATTTGGAGTTTTCTTCCCTCAAATATTCATAATACAAAAAGAGAAGAAACAAATTCGTTTTCATGAAAAAACTACACATTTTTAG
- a CDS encoding GntR family transcriptional regulator, whose translation MNVKINRRSKIPYYQQLTQQVLLAIVTGNLTQGDHLPSIRNLAAQTDLNLHTVHKSYKELQRKGIITIKPHSAALIIVDSSKAMHFSIQQVAKGVEQIMVEANNLGINGFQLKQIFHESFRKYYADS comes from the coding sequence ATGAATGTAAAAATAAATCGAAGAAGTAAAATTCCGTATTATCAGCAGTTAACACAGCAGGTCCTTTTAGCAATAGTGACTGGAAATTTAACACAGGGGGACCATTTGCCTTCTATTCGTAATTTAGCAGCACAAACAGACCTCAATTTGCATACGGTTCATAAAAGCTACAAAGAGCTTCAAAGGAAAGGCATCATCACCATTAAACCGCATTCTGCAGCATTGATAATAGTAGATTCTAGTAAAGCCATGCATTTTTCCATTCAACAAGTAGCGAAGGGTGTCGAGCAAATCATGGTAGAAGCTAATAATTTGGGGATTAATGGATTTCAATTAAAGCAGATATTTCATGAATCTTTTCGAAAATATTATGCGGATAGTTAA